The following proteins are co-located in the Shouchella hunanensis genome:
- a CDS encoding response regulator transcription factor, with the protein MSRERTILIVDDEPDLVKLVSTYVKKEGYRPLEAGSGTDALRLLGQHPIDLVILDIMMEGTDGFEVCKAIREQYAVPVIMLTARSHEEDKVKALKLGADDYMEKPFSPRELMARIEATLRRSYQMNEQPNRLVFHDLQINRDARMVFVGEDEVPLTRREFDLLVYLAEHKNRSFTREHLFTQIWSDLSTSSLRTVDTHIKTLRLKLGENGKKVQTVWGIGYKFGENE; encoded by the coding sequence ATGAGTAGAGAACGAACGATCCTTATTGTTGATGATGAGCCGGATTTAGTAAAACTTGTATCAACGTATGTCAAGAAGGAAGGATACCGACCTTTAGAAGCAGGGAGCGGTACAGACGCTTTACGCCTCCTTGGACAGCATCCCATTGATCTCGTTATCCTTGATATTATGATGGAAGGAACAGATGGCTTTGAAGTGTGTAAGGCTATACGCGAACAGTATGCCGTACCAGTCATCATGCTCACGGCTCGAAGTCATGAAGAAGACAAAGTAAAAGCATTAAAGCTTGGTGCGGATGACTATATGGAGAAGCCTTTCAGTCCAAGGGAACTAATGGCTAGGATAGAAGCAACACTGCGACGCTCGTATCAAATGAATGAACAGCCAAATCGTCTGGTCTTTCATGACCTTCAAATTAATCGTGACGCGCGAATGGTATTTGTAGGCGAGGACGAGGTCCCGTTAACAAGAAGAGAATTTGATTTACTTGTGTATTTAGCTGAACATAAAAACCGTTCGTTCACGAGAGAACACTTGTTTACACAAATTTGGAGTGATCTTAGTACAAGCTCTTTGCGAACTGTTGATACCCATATTAAGACATTGCGCCTTAAGTTAGGAGAGAACGGAAAAAAAGTTCAAACCGTTTGGGGAATAGGCTATAAGTTTGGAGAAAATGAATGA
- a CDS encoding YncE family protein, protein MLRFMTIAAIMMAFLSACQSEQIDIPQKSGSYYIVSHVKEPTLAFINKENLEVEKMTALSTIWEQLIAINDTEFVFLSNESRMLSTFSLETGKVSPIVELDEPVSDVMYDAKTDSLMIAYATINKVEWRTLQGERLEDMQLACPATELEIEGSTLFALCAEDNVIVTVDRESLDMKESFSVLDRASGMYVEDNNLWIGGHGPTGQLNHQIDRYDVQTGEKVGTVDIGLMPIAIDGDGQNGIIYAIAHGNDHLYKINGGSDEVVATSDVGHNPNYIQVDEEVIVVSNFDSHSLSFLSSETLEKQSDIEVGAGPYAVVSGEVK, encoded by the coding sequence TTGTTACGTTTCATGACAATTGCTGCAATAATGATGGCTTTTCTCTCTGCTTGCCAGAGTGAACAAATCGATATTCCTCAGAAGAGCGGCTCCTATTACATTGTTTCGCATGTTAAAGAACCTACGCTGGCTTTTATTAACAAAGAAAATCTAGAAGTAGAGAAAATGACAGCACTTTCAACCATTTGGGAGCAATTGATTGCGATAAATGATACAGAATTTGTTTTCTTGTCAAACGAGTCTCGCATGCTTTCGACTTTTTCCTTAGAGACTGGAAAGGTTTCACCTATCGTCGAGTTAGATGAGCCCGTAAGTGATGTAATGTATGATGCTAAAACAGACTCTCTAATGATAGCTTACGCTACAATAAACAAGGTAGAATGGCGAACGTTGCAAGGTGAGCGGCTAGAAGATATGCAATTAGCGTGCCCGGCTACAGAATTAGAGATAGAAGGAAGTACATTGTTTGCCCTATGTGCAGAGGATAACGTAATCGTTACAGTAGACAGGGAATCATTAGACATGAAAGAGTCATTTTCTGTATTAGATCGTGCGTCGGGTATGTATGTAGAAGACAACAATCTTTGGATCGGTGGTCATGGACCAACAGGACAGTTAAACCATCAAATCGACCGTTACGATGTCCAAACAGGTGAAAAAGTAGGTACCGTAGATATTGGCTTAATGCCTATTGCAATTGATGGAGATGGTCAAAATGGAATCATTTACGCGATTGCGCATGGCAATGATCACCTGTATAAAATTAATGGTGGGTCTGATGAAGTAGTAGCGACATCAGACGTTGGTCATAATCCTAATTATATTCAAGTCGATGAAGAGGTTATTGTTGTTAGTAATTTTGATAGCCATTCATTATCCTTTCTATCAAGCGAAACACTGGAAAAACAATCAGATATTGAAGTCGGAGCAGGTCCATATGCAGTCGTGTCAGGGGAGGTAAAATGA